A genomic stretch from Bacillus sp. N1-1 includes:
- a CDS encoding sugar transferase translates to MHQSSNGIYQNYIKRLMDLFLSLLAIIALSVVFIVVALLVRFKLGSPVLFTQNRPGMNEKVFKMYKFRTMTDERDSNGELLPDHVRLTKFGKFLRSTSLDELPELFNIFKGDMSVVGPRPLLIQYLELYNDHQKRRHEVRPGLSGLAQVNGRNAISWEEKFILDVKYVERVSFVEDWKIIFLTIKKVFVREGISSDSSETMEPFKGNKKDE, encoded by the coding sequence ATGCATCAGTCTAGTAATGGAATCTATCAAAATTACATAAAAAGACTTATGGATCTCTTCTTATCTCTTCTTGCGATTATAGCTCTTAGTGTTGTTTTTATCGTCGTTGCTTTGTTAGTTAGGTTCAAGCTAGGTAGTCCAGTTCTTTTTACACAAAATAGACCTGGAATGAATGAAAAAGTATTTAAGATGTATAAGTTTAGAACGATGACAGATGAAAGGGACAGTAATGGTGAGTTACTTCCAGATCACGTAAGACTTACTAAGTTTGGTAAGTTTCTAAGATCGACTTCACTTGATGAGTTACCAGAGCTATTCAACATTTTCAAAGGTGATATGTCGGTTGTTGGGCCGAGGCCACTATTAATACAATACCTTGAATTATATAACGATCATCAAAAAAGGCGTCATGAAGTTCGTCCGGGATTGTCAGGCTTAGCTCAGGTTAATGGAAGAAACGCAATTAGCTGGGAAGAGAAGTTTATTCTCGATGTGAAGTATGTTGAGAGAGTTAGCTTTGTAGAAGATTGGAAGATTATTTTCTTAACGATAAAGAAGGTTTTTGTTAGGGAAGGGATTAGTTCGGATTCTTCTGAAACGATGGAACCTTTTAAAGGCAATAAAAAGGATGAGTGA
- a CDS encoding aminotransferase class I/II-fold pyridoxal phosphate-dependent enzyme — MGDRIFLASPHMSDEGYELQYVNEAFETNWIAPLGTNVNEFENELASKVGSKSAAALSSGTAAIHLALKAAGVEEGDIVFCPTLTFSATANPIIYQHATPVFIDSNEETWNMCPKALEEAFTKYPDVKAVIVVHLYGLSADLDQIVALCKKHNVTLIEDAAESLGTYYKGQHTGTFGDYGIFSFNGNKIITTSGGGMLVSNNEEKIAKARFWATQSRDTARHYQHSELGFNYRMSNVVAGIGRGQLKVLDQRVEKKRAIYEFYKKELGDLEGVEFIPSNEWDYANHWLSAMTLNGSVRPLDVMEVLEAENIESRPIWKPMHLQPFFEKYDFVGTDVSEKLFENGVCLPSDTKMTDGDLERVVDVVKGLW, encoded by the coding sequence ATGGGAGATCGAATTTTTCTCGCATCACCTCATATGAGTGATGAAGGATATGAACTGCAATATGTGAATGAAGCGTTCGAAACAAACTGGATCGCACCGCTTGGAACGAATGTAAATGAATTTGAGAATGAACTCGCTTCGAAAGTAGGATCAAAGTCGGCAGCGGCTCTTTCATCAGGAACTGCGGCGATTCACCTTGCCTTAAAAGCAGCTGGAGTGGAAGAAGGCGACATTGTTTTTTGCCCAACTCTCACGTTCTCAGCTACAGCGAATCCAATTATTTATCAACATGCGACTCCGGTCTTTATCGATAGTAATGAAGAAACTTGGAACATGTGCCCGAAAGCGTTGGAAGAAGCGTTTACGAAGTATCCTGATGTTAAGGCTGTCATTGTTGTCCATCTTTATGGACTATCAGCGGATCTGGATCAAATCGTAGCACTTTGTAAAAAACATAACGTAACGCTGATTGAAGATGCGGCGGAAAGCCTTGGTACTTATTACAAAGGCCAGCATACAGGTACATTTGGTGATTACGGCATTTTTTCTTTCAACGGAAATAAGATTATCACTACTTCTGGTGGTGGAATGCTCGTTTCGAATAATGAAGAGAAAATTGCTAAAGCGAGATTCTGGGCTACGCAATCTAGAGATACGGCGAGACACTATCAGCATAGTGAACTTGGGTTTAACTACCGAATGAGTAACGTTGTTGCTGGAATTGGTAGAGGACAGCTTAAGGTTTTGGATCAGCGAGTTGAAAAGAAACGAGCGATTTATGAATTTTATAAAAAGGAACTTGGCGACCTAGAAGGTGTAGAATTTATACCCTCAAATGAATGGGACTACGCCAACCACTGGTTAAGTGCGATGACGTTGAACGGAAGTGTACGACCACTTGATGTGATGGAAGTTTTAGAAGCGGAGAATATTGAGTCGAGACCGATTTGGAAGCCGATGCATTTGCAGCCGTTTTTTGAGAAGTATGATTTTGTTGGGACAGATGTTAGTGAGAAGTTGTTTGAGAATGGAGTTTGTTTGCCGTCGGATACGAAGATGACTGATGGCGATTTGGAGAGGGTTGTTGATGTTGTTAAAGGGTTGTGGTGA